AACAGGTAAAATACATTTTTTGATTATCTTCATCACAAACTTCCATTAATATTAAAATTTATTTTGCAATTATAATCTAATAAATTAAATAATTTTATTTTTTGGAATTATTATTGCTTATTTTATGTTAAAATAATTTCATAAAATTTTAAGGAGATAAAATGACCTTAACTGTTAAGTGTCCTATTTTGGGTTTTGAGGAAACAAAAACAATGGAACTTTCAATTATTGATGAAGTATTTGTTAGACTTAAAAGTTTAGATGGTAAAGATTTTTCTTTTGTAATGATGAGTCCTTATTTAATTAGACCAGATTACGAATTTGATATTCCTACCTATTATCAGGAATTACTTGAACTAACTCCAGAAACAAAAATGCAAGTATATACCATAGTTGCAATTAATAAAACTATAGAAGAATCCACTGTAAATTTCTTAGCTCCTATTGTAATCAACTTAGAAAATAATAGTTTAACACAAGTTATTTTAGACACAGTTACTTATCCAAATTTTTTCCAAGCGGATCAAATTTCTAATTATATTAAAAACTAAAAATCATGCAAAACATTTACATTCTTGGTAACGGAACCATGGCTAAAGCTTTAGCTTGTGGTTTGCGTGATCGTTATAATATTACCATTGTAGGCAGAGA
This genomic interval from Campylobacter sp. CCS1377 contains the following:
- the fliW gene encoding flagellar assembly protein FliW, whose translation is MTLTVKCPILGFEETKTMELSIIDEVFVRLKSLDGKDFSFVMMSPYLIRPDYEFDIPTYYQELLELTPETKMQVYTIVAINKTIEESTVNFLAPIVINLENNSLTQVILDTVTYPNFFQADQISNYIKN